The DNA region cctaatgtgtaactattataaataggagaataaatgagacagaaaatcaATGGATTTCATAATACAATTTTCGTCCCCGTTTATTTTgagaggagctcgaaaattctctctcctcctccgtgaggaatttctgtcttctttattcgagtcctagtgtttcgataagatcaacccaccctgatgtcgagatacagtttgggacaccagtcagaagatccgtggtctagtattgaagatcatcgtggagaaggagcgagcaatcgacgattatttggagaatcaacgaggtaaattggctaactccatagaaagcatgttttaggaattttttgtgctaaagcatgtttgaaattcaagttatgagcatgatacatgtgataattacgtgaatagaatttgtctaaataatctttaaaatagatccgtatatctgatccgttagaacgcatgcttccgctgccaaccctgTCACGCCCGCACTACCTAAGGATAGTATAGTATGGAAATTCGTGACTAAAAGGGAAGGGTTAAGAGAAGTGGGGATGAGAAATAGGGATGAGCAGTAACAAGTACAGATTCAACCGGGAGATTAACAAAATATCATGTATAAATCCTGGAATACTTGAGTAGGAGTAATATAGGATCAAAAGATAGCGTTATGATACAAAATAGGATTAGTAGTTATAGCTTTCACAGCGGAAGTAAACAACACAGTTTCATGTATAGAGACATAAGCCTCGGAGGTCTTACTAGATCAAACTCAAAAGAACTTTCTCTCAACACCCTTGCTTCACCGTTTtgcagctcaacctgcacatttagaaatatatacagagctgagtacaggagtactcagtgaacacaatgccgaaagatacaattatacatttgaaaatattgtcacgTCATTACAGCAACACTCATGgattttttttacataaaagGCCCGACCTTGCTAAAATTCTATGTTCAACCGCGGTCTAAGTTCCTTTACCATATCTTAACATTTGTgtaccgggaaggtggccaccttccacgacggtcacatgACCGGCCAACGGCTGACGGTCcatttgtgtacactagtccaagcaaGGTTTGCGGCCTTACTTGAACCCGAAATCGATTATAACATATTTGGCATAACCAAGGCAGATATGCATAAATCATTTATGACGGGACAATAATATTGACGAGCATAAATTTGGATTTTCAACATAACTTATCTCGAAATTACTTTGcgatttttatccacattaatATGTAGGATGGAAAGCTCACCTTATTTACTTTCCAACTATTAGGAAAAGATCCTTCGTTTTCCGTCGTTACTTTCTTCGTAAATCTCCCTTCTTTGTATTGCTTTTTGTTTCACTTCAAAAGCCGGCGTATGTTTTAGTGTAGGTGTGAATTTTATGAAATGGTGtaatctcttttttttaaaaaacatcaAAGAGGTGTAACAGaagatcatatatatatataagtgttcATTGGTAACTTTATGTACAATTCATGACACGTACTATTTACTAACCAAGCCTACTTTCTTAGCTTTGATTAGTCAACAAAATGACTAATATAACCTACTCTTGACTCATCAAAACTATACttggaataaattaatattcttttattaattagtttatttatatttattatatgtttttttaaaaagttgggAAAAAGAGGGACATATACATATTTAGCCGTCACTTCTtacatttataatataaaaagtTCGGGTCATCACATCCTCTCctccttcaaaaaaaatttcgtcccgaaatttgttgtTTCTTACATAAACATTTCTGGGTATTGTTCTCTCATTTTCTCCTCTAACTCCCATGTTGCCTCTTCTTGTCCATGGTGATTCCACAAAACTTTCACAGTTGATATTGACTTATTCCGTAACTGTTGTATCTTTTGATCAAGGATAGCTATAGGTTTCTCTTCATAGTTTAAATCTGGTGTTAGACTAACCTCTTCATAGTGGATTATGTGCTTCGGGTCATAAACATATTTCCAGAGTTGAGATACATGAAACACGTTGTGTACATTCCCAAGGCTTGGTGGTAATGCCAAACGATATGCCACCGGACCTACTTCGTCAAGAATCTCGTAAGGCTCGATGAAACGTGGCTTCAATTTTCCTTTGATTCCAAACCTAGTCATCACTTTAGAAGGAGATACCTTCAAAAACACCTTATCTCCGATGTTAAACTTCAACTCCGTCCGACGTGCATCGACATAAGACTTTTGACGATCTTATGCCTCCTTGATTCTCAATCGGATTTGTTTCACGATCTCAATCATGTCATTTATCAAATCTGGACCTAGCATCTTTctttcaccaacttcatcctAGTACAGTGGCGATCTGCACTTCCTTCCATAAAATGCCTCGTATGGTGCCATTTCAATGGTCGcctggtagctattgttgtatgCGAATTCTATCAAGGGCAAAACGGATTCCCAACTACCTCCCTTATCCAGTATGACTGCTCGTAACATATCTTCTAGggtctgaatcgttctttctgACTGTCCATCCGTTTGTGGATGAAATATTGTGCTAAAATTTAGTATTGAGCCCAGTTCCTTCTGCAAGCTTTTCCAAACCTTTGAGGTGAGTTTTGGATCTCGATCTGATGTGATTGTGATCGGGATTCCATGCAGGCGTATGATCTCTTGGACATACAACTGAGCTAACTTCTCTGACCCATAAGTGATGTGAATGGGAATCAAATGAGCACACTTGGTAAGGCGGTCAACGATAACCCAGATAGCGGTATGTCCTCGTTTGGTTTTAGGCAGACCTATTACTGTCGTCaccagccggctgcgacgactcgccgaccaccctcttccccttcttcttcttgggcgcgccccgaccccgccctactccccccgtttgaacgggagtgcccgcatccccgagatctatccccaactcctgtaaggagaaggtctcaaaCCCTGTGAACCGCGTCTCtgctggggtcgatgtgtgcgaagaagcagtaccaaaatcaaaattggggcgatagacgttgtgtCATTATTTGGCAGTATACGGTGtgtcatgagcttcactcaaaATCGTATTTCTGAGCTCGTCATTATTTGGCACACAGATTCTCCCATCGAAGGTGAGAACATTGTCTGTTtcttctttaaaaaaattttcaTCACCAGATCGTACTTTTGCTCGAATCTTTTCCATGATGTCATCTTGTCTTTGTGCGTTTATAATTTGAGTTCTCAAATCTGGTTCCATCATTAAGGTGGAAATCTTTGCTTCCACTGTTTAAGGTGGTTGTACGACTCCCAGCCCCATTTTGTCGAATTCTCGCCATAGTTCTTCTTCTTGAGTGATCACCACTGCCAATTGCTGAGATTTTCGACTAAGAGCATCGGCTACCACATTAGCCTTGCTTGGGTGGTAGTTTATGCCACAATCGTAATCTTTCACTAATTCAAGCAATCTTCTCTGTCGCATATTcaattccttttgttcaaagaagtatttgagactcttatgattaGTGAAAATCTCACATTGAACTCCATAAAGATTGTGCCTCCATATTTTCAGAGCATGTACTACCGCGGCTAATTCCAGATCATGCCTCcattttgcatcaacacacaacCCAACCCATTCTTTGAGGCATCAGTGTAAACTACATAGTTTGTTCCTGATTCAGGGACTGCTAACACCGAAGTTGTTGTTAGTTTTTCCTTCAGTAGTCGGAAACTGTGTTCGCATTCTGATGTCCACACAAACTTGATGCCCTTTTtaagttgttgcgtcattggcctagCAATCTTGGAGAAACCTTCAATGAACCTTCTGTAGTAGCCGGCCAACCCAAGGAAGCTTCGAATTTCATTAGGGGTGTTTGGTGATTTCCAGTTTTGTATAGCCTCCACTTTTGCCGAATCTACTCGAATGCCTTCCGCAGTTACCAAgtgtccaaggaagttcacCTCATTtagccaaaattcacatttgctAAATTTTGCATAGAGCTTTTCAGTCCTCAAGGTTTTTAATGCAACTCTGAGATGTTCTTCATGTTCCTTTACACCCTTCGAGTAGATGAGTATATCGTCTATGAAGACCAAGACGAACTTATCCAGATAGGGATGAAATACGCGATTCATGAGATCCATAAATACAGCAGGGGCATTAGTcaatccaaaaggcattactaaaaattcatagtgaccatatcggGAGCGAAAAGCCGTTTTGGGTACATCTTCTGGCCGAATCTTTAACTGATGATAGCCAGATCTTAAATCCATTTTGGAGAATACACTAGCACCTCTGAGCTTATCGAACAAATCGTCTATCCTCGGCAATGGGTATTTATTCTTAAGTGGTAGCTTGTTCAGTTCCCAATAGTCAATACACATTCTTAGcgatccatctttctttttgACAAAGAGTACAGGAGCTCCCCATGGTGAAGTGCTAGGTCTGATAAAGCCTAGATCCATGAGTTCCTGTaactgtatcttgagttctccCAATTCCTTTGCTGCCATccggtatggtgctttcgatatTGGGGCAGATCCAGGTTCCAAATCAATGTTAAATTCCAGTTGTCTATCAGGTGGTAGAACATCAGGAAACACGTCTGGAAACTCACACACGACGTTCACATCCCcgatttctatttttttcttatgttccCCGTTTAGGTAAACGAGGTAAGCGGGACACCCTTTTCTAATTAATGTTGTTGCTTGTAAGGCAGAGATTATGGATTTTCGTTTATTCATGGTGACCCTATAGAAGCTTGTTCGTTCTTCGCTTGTGTTTTGAAAgaaaatttttctttctttgcaTTGGATGGTGACATGGTTTTCggccaaccaatccattcctagtaTAAGGTCAACATCACACATTTTCAAGACCTTCAAATTACTAATTAGGATCCTATGTTCCCCCAATAAAacttctatgttcgagcaagttcgagTGATTTCTATAATTCCTCCGACGGGTGAGGTTACCTTAATTTTATATTCAGCTGGTTCAGTACGCAGTTTCAAGGTATCAACACAAGAGTCCGATATAAAAGAATGTGAAGCGCCAGTATCAAATAACAAAATGacaggcatgtcaagtagcatggccatacctgccagatttcCTTTTTCTTCATCAGGCTGCCCCCGCCTCAGTGCATAGGCCCTGGCCTGTGTTGGGTGCCTCACTTGATGGTGTTGCGGACATCGTGGGGGTTGTTGCTGACCTTTCTGAGGTTTTGCATTTACCGCCCGTAGCAGGGAGTGTTGTCCTAGTGGATAGGGTCTTGTACCCCTTCCATAAGACTTGGTTGGACAATCTTTAGCAAAATGACCAATTTTACTACATTTATAACAAGCTTCAGTCCCGGCTCTACATATCCCATTATGTATCTTGTTACAATTGGAGCATGGAATGGGACTTGGCCGGCCTCCCACTGAATTGAAAGTAGACTGTCTCGGAAAGTTCTGCGCACGATCTTGGCCATACCATGGTTTCTTTAGTTCATACTGAGTTCGATTACCATCCCACTTTCTTTTGTCTCCTGGACTTTGAATTTGAGTACGTGGCGGTGGTACACTAGGCATAGGTTTCTCTACTGGCATTGCTAACTCAATGTCAAGCGCTCGTTTAAGAGATTCGGAATAAGATAACCCACCATGGCTTCCCAGTGCCATTCTTATTTCATGTCTTAACCCACCACAAAATTTTTCAGCCATTTTCTTCTCTGTGTTAACCTGATCCGGGGCATATCTGGACATGTCAGTGAATATACGCTCGTAATCTGTTACTGACATCATCCCTTGTTTCAGATAAAAATTCCATTTCCTTATTCTTCCGGTAACTTTTGGGAATATATTTCTCATAGAATCCTTCTTTGAATTTCTCCCAGGTCATCTTAGTTAACTCTTGAGCccccattattttttttcttgccTCCCACCAGTATTCTGCTGACCCTTTTAATTGGAAAGGCACACAAATTAAACGCTCTGGATCTGTGAAGTGAAATAAGTCGAAAATGCATTCAATTATGTGTATCCAAGTTTTTGCATCCGTCGGATCACCCATACCATCAAATATTGGTGGTTTTTGTTTCAGGAACATCTCTTCTTTTCTTCGATCCGGTACTAGAGGTGGTGGGGGTGGTGGAGTTATTTCGCATTGTTCCTCAAATTCTTCATGTTCAGGTGGTGGCACTACTCCAATTCCttttcctctccctctccctcgaGGTCGCCCAACTCTCCTTGGTGGCATTCTAAATTgacaaaacattttttttttataagtcTTTacgtgtatatgtatatgtgatAAAACCATTTAGATtgataaaatgaataaataaataaataaacgcTATTTGTATTGTGTCGGACTAAAATTATTCAACAATACAATCGAATCAACAATACCAATAAGGATAATGAAGTCATTGAAACATTATAtatacatgtgaaaattgcCTTTTTGGGTAACCAAAAAGACTTTTTGTACAAAATATAGTTTTACAAGTATCATGCTACTATCCGAAACATCGTCAAAACCTAAACATGAAATACATGTACCCACATATGCATCATACAAAAAGTAGAAgctactatacacaaaacaaaaacacataacagAACAGTCTCACAACGGGTCTGTTTCGGGTAAGTACAATGATCACATCTACTCTACTACTAAGGTGTTGTAGGTTTCGTGACACTGGCTTCTGACTTGCAGGTCAGACCTTCTTCTGGCTCTTCCTCTGGCTCTTCTTCAAAGTCTTCATCATCAGAACTGCTAATGACGATGGCAGTCATGCGACTCCCTCCTGGCCTATATCATCCACGAGTCATCTCATCAAAATGACTAAATATCCAGGCATTAAACTTGAGCTCCTCTGAAGTCGGCGGGTGGTAAACAGAGACCGGAGAAGTTCCCTCAACTGGAGATACGCGTGGGCTCGCGTATAGAGGCTGTAAACGACCAATACCCATCGTAGTTGGCTGATCGTTCAAGTTGATAGGAGTACAAGCTGGGGCCTTACCCCGTCTGTGCCTCTTTGCTGACGTGTCTGTCGTTGTAGCATGTTCCATAGGTGCTTGGGCCTCAGGGATCCTCACTGGTGACCACCTTCTTTCATCTGATAATGGTCGTGACGGGCCTGCCTCAGCCTCATATCGTGCCTTATGTCCCCGAGTAACGGGCCAAGGAGAAGGTGGCATCATACCAGGCACGATACTCGGCTGACCCGGAAGTATGGATCCTCCTGCTGGGATGG from Salvia splendens isolate huo1 chromosome 9, SspV2, whole genome shotgun sequence includes:
- the LOC121749509 gene encoding uncharacterized protein LOC121749509, with translation MTRFGIKGKLKPRFIEPYEILDEVGPVAYRLALPPSLGNVHNVFHVSQLWKYVYDPKHIIHYEEVSLTPDLNYEEKPIAILDQKIQQLRNKSISTVKVLWNHHGQEEATWELEEKMREQYPEMFM